A region of Thermococcus piezophilus DNA encodes the following proteins:
- the cas4 gene encoding CRISPR-associated protein Cas4, producing MPPEYPHDELLIRGTEINYLFICPTKLWYFAKGITMEQESEWVDLGKFLHERRYGSEEKEVQIGSIKIDFIRRGNIIEVHEVKKSKSMEKAHEMQALYYLYYLKQHGIKAKAVLHYPQLRETKEVTLEGREKEVEGTIREVERIKSLSRPPEPAKTKKCKKCAYYELCWV from the coding sequence ATGCCCCCTGAATACCCTCACGACGAACTCCTCATCCGCGGTACCGAGATAAACTACCTCTTTATCTGCCCCACGAAGCTCTGGTACTTCGCTAAGGGCATCACAATGGAACAGGAGAGCGAGTGGGTTGACCTTGGTAAATTCCTCCACGAACGGCGCTATGGCAGCGAGGAGAAAGAAGTTCAGATTGGAAGCATAAAGATAGACTTCATCCGCAGGGGCAACATCATAGAAGTCCACGAGGTCAAAAAAAGCAAATCCATGGAGAAAGCTCACGAGATGCAGGCGCTGTACTACCTTTATTACCTCAAGCAGCACGGCATCAAAGCGAAGGCGGTTCTCCACTACCCGCAACTTAGGGAGACGAAGGAGGTAACACTCGAGGGCCGCGAGAAAGAAGTCGAGGGGACAATCAGGGAAGTTGAGAGAATAAAATCACTTTCGAGACCTCCAGAACCAGCGAAGACCAAGAAGTGCAAGAAGTGCGCGTATTATGAGCTGTGCTGGGTCTGA
- a CDS encoding CRISPR-associated helicase/endonuclease Cas3 codes for MGCFAKFNPHDFLECHTNDAINVLKSIREAFPWLEELSPGIWRLSFYSVLLHDLGKCSGFQKNPRRWGYRHEVLSVPFAEFLNLSDEERKLIALAILTHHRTLDELKEILPTGNHRAEYEEKVEELLRFADYIEQFFLPRIPYWEAYFFGTKRPPRALELPPRWGEKIKSFDFDALLDWYDKNGEKYKEVLTYLRGILNASDHLASAGELEVRVLPDIADRVALRVQPEKWRPLQKAAGKTIGNLILRAPTGYGKTEAALLWANLNAYRTKRGISSRIFYVLPYKASINAMHQRLLGIFSDPSLVGVLHSSSGVYLYSSALEYRRLSSLYHKIYTPFKVTTPFQRIKAFFGVGFYEMTLTELTGSLLIFDEIHAYEPNILGIILAILELLKQKRVKTLVMTATLPDFIEELLKEVLKPRGLKVRPEEADRFTRHRVNVVKGSMDNVLGLIEKMNLPRPSLIACNSVGRAIEVHSALTDAGYKTLLLHSRFTYGDREEKERELMARLNDYDFVVATQVVEVSLDVSFASILTEPAPLDALIQRFGRVNRRGFGKPRDVYILTKGSEADRKIYRPYSIVDDSLELLTELDGEELRESLVPELVSEAYYSVAEKLRADIEEYRDIAFALFENLKPLMRGEDEKQFYEMFQGLEVVPGLYQDWVRELLDKRLYMEVYRYLVPIPYWLYFAKRDSFHRLGDKGARRHILVVELEYTPELGLLREPASGDEVL; via the coding sequence ATGGGCTGCTTCGCCAAGTTCAACCCCCACGACTTCCTTGAATGTCACACAAATGATGCCATAAACGTGCTGAAAAGCATAAGGGAAGCGTTTCCCTGGCTGGAAGAGCTCTCACCCGGAATCTGGCGTCTCTCTTTTTATTCTGTTCTGCTCCACGATCTCGGAAAGTGTTCTGGATTCCAAAAGAACCCACGAAGATGGGGTTACCGACACGAAGTTCTCTCGGTTCCATTTGCGGAGTTCCTCAATCTCTCCGATGAAGAGAGAAAACTGATAGCACTGGCAATCCTCACCCACCACAGGACGCTGGACGAGCTGAAGGAAATACTACCAACCGGGAATCACAGGGCAGAATACGAGGAAAAGGTCGAGGAGCTTTTGAGGTTCGCAGACTACATAGAGCAATTCTTCCTTCCAAGGATTCCCTACTGGGAGGCATATTTTTTTGGAACGAAGAGACCTCCAAGGGCACTAGAACTTCCACCTAGATGGGGAGAGAAGATTAAATCGTTCGATTTTGACGCTCTACTTGATTGGTACGACAAGAATGGCGAGAAATACAAAGAAGTGCTAACCTATTTGAGGGGCATTCTTAACGCTTCTGACCATCTCGCTTCCGCGGGAGAGCTCGAGGTAAGGGTGTTACCAGACATTGCGGATAGAGTGGCTCTCAGGGTTCAGCCAGAGAAGTGGAGGCCGCTCCAGAAGGCAGCAGGGAAAACGATAGGAAATCTCATTCTGCGCGCTCCAACTGGTTACGGTAAGACAGAGGCGGCTCTTCTCTGGGCTAACCTGAATGCCTACCGAACCAAGAGAGGCATATCTAGCAGGATTTTCTATGTCCTTCCGTACAAAGCGAGCATCAACGCGATGCACCAACGCCTGCTTGGCATCTTTTCAGATCCATCACTCGTCGGTGTTCTGCACAGCTCCTCAGGCGTCTACTTATACTCCTCTGCCCTCGAATATAGGCGCCTCTCATCGCTCTATCACAAAATATACACACCGTTTAAAGTGACAACACCCTTCCAGAGAATAAAGGCGTTTTTTGGCGTTGGCTTTTACGAGATGACGCTGACCGAGCTCACAGGCTCGCTCCTTATATTCGACGAGATTCACGCCTACGAGCCAAACATACTCGGAATAATCCTAGCCATACTTGAACTCCTGAAGCAAAAACGGGTCAAAACGCTCGTAATGACTGCAACACTTCCCGACTTCATTGAAGAGCTTCTAAAAGAGGTTCTAAAGCCAAGGGGGCTGAAAGTTCGCCCTGAGGAAGCGGATCGCTTCACAAGGCACCGGGTTAACGTCGTCAAAGGAAGTATGGACAATGTCCTTGGACTGATAGAAAAGATGAACCTGCCGAGACCTTCGCTGATAGCCTGCAATAGCGTTGGCAGAGCAATAGAAGTGCATTCTGCCCTAACCGATGCTGGCTACAAAACGCTCCTTCTTCACAGTAGGTTTACATATGGAGATAGAGAAGAGAAGGAAAGGGAACTGATGGCAAGGCTCAATGACTACGACTTTGTAGTTGCAACTCAGGTTGTTGAGGTCTCTTTGGATGTGAGCTTTGCCTCAATCCTCACGGAGCCGGCTCCGCTGGATGCCCTGATTCAGAGATTTGGTAGGGTCAATAGGAGGGGATTCGGGAAGCCAAGGGACGTTTACATCCTAACAAAAGGTTCGGAAGCAGACAGAAAGATTTACAGGCCTTACTCCATCGTTGATGACAGTCTGGAGCTTCTCACGGAGCTTGACGGAGAGGAGCTGAGGGAGTCTCTGGTTCCGGAACTCGTGAGTGAGGCGTATTATTCTGTCGCTGAGAAGCTGAGGGCGGATATAGAAGAGTACCGCGACATTGCATTCGCCCTGTTCGAGAACCTCAAACCGCTGATGCGGGGGGAGGATGAGAAGCAGTTCTACGAAATGTTCCAGGGGCTTGAGGTCGTGCCGGGACTTTATCAGGATTGGGTCCGTGAACTCCTCGATAAAAGGCTTTACATGGAAGTTTATCGCTACTTGGTACCCATCCCATACTGGCTTTATTTTGCCAAAAGAGACTCTTTCCACAGGTTGGGCGATAAAGGAGCGAGAAGGCACATCCTAGTGGTGGAACTTGAGTACACTCCAGAGCTAGGCCTGCTGAGAGAACCCGCAAGTGGAGATGAAGTTCTGTGA
- the cas5b gene encoding type I-B CRISPR-associated protein Cas5b has protein sequence MIRVKLSAWTASFRFPTFQSGYQPTLPVPPPSTIQGLLSAVKGEPVYLTELPYLGYVFKSSGKGIDLEKIYALGKIETDIMRREFLYNTELYLYLPDEWKEHFRKPKYQLLLGRSSDLATVEEIKRVELEEREAPIGGTVVPVSLGVPGMVHALVVEHDYSVIPRRPKLVKPFIVLPYPRTDGERKRQRANALYDSDLNIGVYLHRWG, from the coding sequence ATGATACGGGTCAAACTGAGCGCATGGACGGCGAGCTTCCGCTTTCCAACTTTTCAATCTGGCTACCAGCCCACTCTGCCTGTCCCACCCCCCTCAACGATTCAGGGACTCCTTTCCGCGGTTAAGGGAGAGCCAGTGTACCTTACAGAGCTTCCCTACCTCGGTTACGTCTTCAAAAGCTCGGGCAAAGGCATTGACCTGGAGAAAATCTACGCCCTTGGCAAGATTGAGACTGACATAATGAGGCGCGAGTTCCTTTACAACACAGAGCTCTACCTCTACCTACCTGATGAATGGAAAGAACACTTTAGAAAGCCCAAATACCAGCTCCTCCTCGGGCGCTCAAGTGACCTAGCGACGGTCGAGGAAATTAAGAGAGTCGAACTTGAAGAAAGAGAAGCACCTATAGGTGGCACAGTAGTGCCGGTTAGTCTTGGCGTTCCAGGGATGGTGCACGCGCTCGTAGTCGAGCATGACTACTCGGTAATCCCGAGAAGGCCAAAGCTTGTGAAGCCTTTCATAGTCCTTCCGTATCCGAGAACCGACGGGGAGAGAAAGAGACAAAGGGCGAATGCACTCTACGACAGTGACCTCAATATCGGTGTTTACCTGCACAGGTGGGGCTGA
- the cas7i gene encoding type I-B CRISPR-associated protein Cas7/Cst2/DevR — protein MRFAAGMVLIDAPHSALNMLGIDERLADRNVTRVKTFRRGGNRYPYVSPQAWRYWWRSTLSEHFNWELSPLYREQKQVFTAANPLKYPDDDVFGYMRAFKKGGINVTVTRISPLKNTPLISVLPERSALTVDDGYASRHEGDPVPYSQEFYSTIFKGAFSLDLDSVGRFTLVHKAGYKNMLTWDDVPKDKKGQPKGNAKEIVEEIEEMERLAEKLGVQKGEKEWLMPAEVRKKRASETVKALRYLSGGAKQTAYHTDVIPKFFLGLSIDAGINPFISDIVFEERGEVKFNAEALAERLKDLSEVLPTKKLYLGYDAGFVRSLGWDIEKIKATLEGTGLEVFIGTVGEAIEAFAKEIESYYG, from the coding sequence ATGAGGTTTGCTGCCGGAATGGTTCTGATTGACGCACCCCACTCGGCGTTGAACATGCTCGGCATAGACGAAAGGCTGGCCGACAGAAACGTTACGAGGGTTAAGACCTTCAGGCGCGGAGGAAACCGCTACCCCTACGTTTCCCCGCAGGCCTGGCGTTACTGGTGGCGCTCAACGCTCAGTGAGCACTTCAACTGGGAGCTCTCACCACTCTACCGCGAGCAGAAACAGGTTTTCACGGCCGCCAACCCACTCAAGTATCCTGACGACGACGTCTTTGGTTACATGAGGGCATTCAAGAAGGGCGGAATAAATGTGACCGTTACCCGCATCTCCCCGCTCAAAAACACTCCCTTGATTTCGGTTCTGCCGGAAAGGAGCGCCCTCACAGTCGATGATGGCTACGCCTCAAGGCACGAGGGAGACCCCGTCCCGTATAGCCAGGAGTTCTACTCAACAATCTTCAAGGGGGCTTTTTCACTCGACTTGGACTCAGTTGGCAGGTTCACCTTGGTACACAAGGCAGGGTACAAGAACATGCTCACTTGGGACGACGTGCCTAAGGACAAAAAGGGCCAGCCAAAAGGCAATGCCAAAGAAATAGTCGAGGAAATCGAGGAGATGGAACGCTTGGCTGAAAAGCTTGGTGTCCAAAAGGGCGAGAAAGAGTGGCTCATGCCTGCTGAAGTCAGAAAGAAGCGCGCGAGTGAGACAGTGAAGGCTCTGCGTTACCTTTCAGGCGGGGCCAAACAGACGGCCTACCACACGGACGTAATTCCAAAGTTCTTCCTTGGACTGAGCATAGATGCCGGGATAAACCCATTCATCAGCGATATCGTTTTCGAGGAGAGGGGAGAAGTGAAATTTAACGCTGAAGCTCTCGCCGAGAGGCTGAAAGACTTAAGTGAAGTACTACCAACCAAAAAGCTCTACCTTGGCTATGATGCAGGCTTCGTCCGCTCTCTCGGCTGGGACATTGAGAAAATAAAGGCAACGTTAGAAGGGACAGGACTTGAGGTCTTTATAGGGACAGTCGGCGAGGCGATAGAGGCCTTTGCAAAGGAAATCGAGTCCTATTACGGGTGA
- the cas8a1 gene encoding type I-B CRISPR-associated protein Cas8b1/Cst1, which yields MPPFTWTGHPFTDAGLAAILLISGKERPEDLTEKDVTKAIEFASKLYARKEWSSGYIHAMMLPNSGILMANPSMAKKRTPTAIAENLLSLLHEPEDPNAPICEICGKRHARTKPVYRSDFPLVGTGGIPNYFPSGKDGANICSHCLFLTQFLPIVAYRLQRVLVIHAYPHELMLELHNEAIDEVKKTLLASNARNFRRPENFLFQLLSELTVKVERDELWQNASITLYYFVNNNQGQELEIIHVPSPVLSFIAYASRYDSAGWRRIVAIGWDERCSRGLAKKRKESEIEHSCHNRVYSALLSGKSILLYFINSKEKRTNTKWSLLAFYCSEVLGLDKEALEFIKGIGDRVVETLEKLPDNKLKRRVRELENATKLYQFESFFVGLERLRQELGIDKPLMTFDEFAQILTAYGEDMNVSWKTVKNLLLFRIYEKLHDRLMKAETEAGEEEDEESKIEFYGLEEVEE from the coding sequence ATGCCTCCTTTCACATGGACGGGCCATCCGTTTACCGATGCAGGACTAGCAGCCATTCTCTTAATCAGTGGAAAGGAACGACCGGAGGATCTGACGGAGAAAGATGTTACCAAGGCCATTGAGTTTGCTTCCAAACTCTACGCTAGGAAAGAATGGAGCTCGGGATACATCCACGCTATGATGCTTCCCAACAGCGGAATCCTTATGGCGAATCCAAGCATGGCAAAGAAGAGAACCCCCACAGCCATAGCCGAGAACCTTCTCTCCCTTCTGCATGAACCCGAAGACCCAAACGCACCAATCTGCGAAATCTGTGGAAAGAGACACGCAAGGACAAAGCCAGTTTACCGCTCTGACTTCCCGCTTGTGGGGACTGGAGGAATTCCCAACTACTTTCCGTCCGGAAAGGACGGTGCGAACATCTGCTCCCACTGCCTTTTCCTAACCCAGTTCCTCCCGATTGTAGCCTACCGCCTCCAGAGAGTTTTAGTAATACACGCATACCCCCATGAACTCATGCTTGAGCTCCATAATGAAGCGATAGATGAAGTGAAGAAAACTCTCCTCGCATCGAACGCGCGGAACTTCCGTAGGCCAGAGAACTTCCTTTTCCAGCTTCTCTCGGAGCTGACGGTAAAGGTTGAGCGCGACGAGTTGTGGCAGAATGCTTCTATAACCCTCTACTACTTCGTGAACAACAACCAAGGACAGGAACTCGAGATAATCCATGTCCCAAGTCCTGTATTGAGCTTCATTGCCTACGCTTCACGCTATGACTCCGCAGGCTGGAGAAGAATAGTTGCGATAGGCTGGGACGAGCGCTGTTCGCGCGGGCTGGCGAAAAAAAGGAAAGAAAGCGAGATTGAGCACAGTTGCCACAATCGTGTTTATTCAGCCCTGCTCTCAGGAAAAAGCATCCTGCTCTACTTCATTAACTCGAAAGAAAAGCGGACTAACACCAAATGGTCCCTTTTAGCTTTCTACTGTTCGGAGGTGTTGGGTTTGGATAAAGAGGCCCTAGAGTTTATAAAAGGTATTGGCGATAGGGTCGTGGAGACCCTCGAAAAACTGCCGGACAACAAGTTGAAGCGCCGCGTAAGGGAGCTGGAAAACGCGACGAAGCTCTACCAGTTTGAAAGCTTTTTTGTTGGCCTTGAAAGGCTCAGACAGGAGCTGGGCATAGACAAGCCACTTATGACCTTCGATGAGTTCGCACAGATTCTTACAGCCTACGGCGAGGACATGAACGTTTCCTGGAAGACCGTCAAGAACCTTCTTCTCTTCCGCATCTATGAAAAGCTCCATGATAGGCTGATGAAGGCCGAAACCGAGGCCGGTGAAGAAGAGGATGAAGAAAGCAAAATCGAGTTTTATGGGCTTGAGGAGGTGGAAGAATGA
- the cas6 gene encoding CRISPR-associated endoribonuclease Cas6 has product MRFEIRLRPENEPFRIPFNHQHKLQGLVYRRIQSVNPNLSLSLHNPKVPKLLTYSLFMAEKRELAEDKSHLLGYRRGFFYFSTPIAKIAEAFIGGLLQKPEVELWGEKFTVEEVQALTEPRKLSGKKFVTLSPIAMTTKRVQFGKPRSYDLGPNEPEFYDLLKENLREKYVLLYGSKPPEEFEIKVLNAKPKRFEVKPGIFQIAWHLVFRAYGDEGLLRVGYQAGFGEKNSIGFGMVKVDGVKRRKPKTGGEKNRGD; this is encoded by the coding sequence GTGCGCTTTGAAATAAGACTCCGTCCGGAGAATGAGCCGTTCCGGATACCCTTCAACCACCAGCACAAGCTCCAGGGACTTGTCTACCGAAGGATTCAGAGCGTCAATCCAAACCTCAGCCTAAGCCTCCACAATCCAAAGGTTCCTAAGCTCTTAACGTATTCCCTCTTCATGGCCGAGAAGAGAGAGCTGGCTGAGGACAAAAGCCATCTGCTCGGCTACAGGCGGGGCTTCTTTTACTTCTCGACGCCCATCGCCAAGATTGCTGAAGCCTTCATCGGCGGTCTGCTCCAGAAACCTGAGGTAGAGCTCTGGGGCGAGAAGTTCACGGTCGAGGAAGTCCAAGCTCTCACTGAGCCACGAAAGCTGAGCGGGAAGAAGTTTGTGACCCTCTCACCGATAGCCATGACAACCAAGAGGGTTCAGTTCGGGAAGCCGAGGAGCTATGACCTTGGCCCCAACGAGCCGGAGTTCTACGACCTCCTGAAGGAGAATCTCCGTGAGAAGTACGTCCTCCTCTACGGGAGCAAGCCGCCCGAGGAGTTCGAGATAAAGGTCCTCAACGCCAAGCCCAAGCGCTTCGAGGTCAAGCCGGGAATATTCCAGATCGCGTGGCATCTTGTCTTTAGGGCCTACGGCGACGAGGGTCTGCTGAGGGTTGGCTACCAGGCCGGCTTCGGAGAGAAGAACTCGATCGGCTTTGGGATGGTGAAGGTTGATGGTGTGAAAAGGAGGAAGCCGAAAACCGGGGGTGAGAAAAATCGGGGAGACTAA
- a CDS encoding acetate--CoA ligase family protein: MDRIEKARAIIEKAKAENRPLVEPEAKEILKLYGVPVPDFKVATNEEEAVQFAREIGYPVVMKIVSPQIIHKSDAGGVKVNINNDDEARQAFKTIMENAKNYKPDADLWGVIVYKMLPLGKEVIVGMIRDPQFGPAIMFGLGGIFVEILKDVSFRVAPVTKEEALDMIKEIKAYPILAGARGEKPVDIDALAEIIVKVGELALELPEIKELDINPIFAYEDSAVAVDARMLL, encoded by the coding sequence ATGGACAGGATTGAGAAGGCTAGGGCAATCATTGAGAAGGCTAAGGCCGAAAACAGGCCGCTCGTCGAGCCGGAGGCCAAGGAGATACTCAAGCTCTACGGCGTCCCGGTTCCGGACTTCAAGGTCGCCACCAACGAGGAGGAGGCCGTTCAGTTCGCAAGGGAAATCGGCTACCCGGTCGTTATGAAGATCGTTTCTCCGCAGATCATCCACAAGAGCGACGCGGGTGGAGTTAAGGTCAACATCAATAATGACGATGAAGCCAGGCAGGCATTCAAGACCATCATGGAGAACGCCAAGAACTACAAGCCGGATGCGGACCTCTGGGGTGTCATCGTCTACAAGATGCTCCCGCTCGGCAAGGAGGTCATCGTCGGAATGATCCGCGACCCGCAGTTCGGTCCGGCCATCATGTTCGGTCTCGGTGGAATCTTCGTCGAGATTCTCAAGGACGTTTCCTTCCGCGTTGCCCCGGTAACCAAGGAGGAAGCCCTCGACATGATAAAGGAGATCAAGGCCTATCCAATTCTCGCTGGAGCGCGCGGTGAGAAGCCGGTGGACATCGACGCCCTTGCCGAAATCATTGTCAAGGTCGGCGAGCTCGCCCTTGAGCTTCCGGAGATCAAGGAGCTTGACATTAACCCGATCTTCGCCTACGAGGACTCAGCTGTTGCCGTTGACGCGAGGATGCTTCTCTGA
- a CDS encoding DUF4139 domain-containing protein: MTKRKMLVGLGAVLILILAVFSFQGEKAVDSNTTVVLYNSVKIGVIEKTIEVELEEGINSVSLDGLAGLDIAEVTIMSLDDGARVLGIFSRGSTGDVYSANVGSEVEVKLRSGDTVTGKFLGINDGKLAIQGDAYYIINPDEVVYFKAKNLEGALSVYASIQADNAGKYSFDVIYRVFNMSWSSRYKLYIEDTAKLYGHILIDNPTAQTFEGAKVLLVAGDVQLYQKAFPQLGVIYAKAEEEAVELSEPPKIEAFYLYKLGIVDLNPSSKMAFPYISFEVPFELEYLYESYPYGDGEVYESVSFKTEQVLPAGIVEIYRGTEDRTLLMGERWIEHTPKDETLRIGIGRNYDLKGSTVILEEEHGDGYAYYKVKVTVENFGEETKTVIVSHYR, from the coding sequence ATGACGAAGAGAAAAATGCTCGTTGGACTTGGGGCTGTGCTGATTCTGATTCTGGCGGTTTTTTCTTTCCAGGGAGAGAAGGCTGTAGATAGCAACACCACGGTCGTTCTGTACAACTCCGTTAAGATTGGCGTAATTGAGAAGACGATCGAGGTGGAACTCGAGGAAGGAATAAACAGCGTTTCCCTCGACGGGTTGGCGGGTTTGGATATAGCTGAGGTCACGATAATGTCCCTTGACGACGGGGCGAGAGTCCTCGGAATCTTCAGTCGAGGTTCTACTGGTGACGTTTACAGCGCCAACGTCGGGAGCGAGGTCGAGGTGAAGCTGAGGAGCGGCGATACCGTTACCGGAAAGTTCCTTGGCATCAATGACGGCAAGCTTGCTATCCAGGGCGATGCATACTACATCATCAACCCGGACGAGGTGGTTTACTTTAAAGCCAAGAACCTAGAGGGTGCTTTGAGCGTTTACGCATCCATCCAGGCCGATAATGCCGGCAAATACAGCTTTGACGTCATCTACCGCGTTTTCAACATGAGCTGGTCTTCCCGCTACAAGCTCTACATCGAAGATACCGCCAAACTCTACGGCCACATCTTGATAGACAACCCTACCGCTCAGACCTTTGAGGGTGCGAAGGTTCTCCTCGTTGCCGGTGATGTCCAGCTTTACCAGAAAGCCTTCCCACAGCTGGGGGTTATCTACGCAAAAGCTGAAGAGGAAGCCGTGGAGCTGAGTGAGCCTCCGAAGATCGAGGCCTTCTACTTGTACAAGCTCGGTATAGTCGACCTGAACCCGTCGAGCAAGATGGCCTTTCCGTATATAAGCTTCGAGGTTCCCTTCGAGCTTGAGTATCTCTACGAGAGTTATCCTTACGGCGATGGGGAGGTCTATGAGTCAGTCTCATTCAAGACGGAGCAGGTTCTTCCAGCAGGGATTGTCGAGATTTACAGGGGAACCGAGGACAGAACTCTCCTTATGGGGGAACGCTGGATAGAGCACACGCCCAAGGACGAGACTCTCAGGATAGGCATAGGAAGGAACTATGACCTCAAGGGAAGCACGGTTATCCTTGAGGAGGAGCACGGCGATGGATACGCCTATTACAAAGTAAAAGTAACGGTTGAGAACTTCGGCGAGGAGACGAAGACGGTCATAGTGAGCCACTACAGATAG
- a CDS encoding SWIM zinc finger family protein: MDERTLKKGKRYYKAGKVLWVVKYKDKLFSKVLGTYPYYVELDLSTGENRCTCPLGGDCKHVAAVIKAHENGFYFEALEDYALLYPEAVVLKMLASVPELALDVTLKELRFAMSTDESGSEVARLFRRALRLAEITKRVEVLHVLEDILDEYKHVFSDYELALKLEDELRKLKTRL, encoded by the coding sequence ATGGACGAGAGGACTCTCAAAAAAGGGAAGCGCTACTATAAGGCCGGTAAGGTTCTCTGGGTTGTTAAGTATAAGGACAAACTCTTCTCCAAGGTTCTTGGGACGTATCCCTACTATGTCGAGCTTGACCTCTCCACCGGTGAGAACAGGTGCACCTGCCCCTTGGGTGGAGACTGCAAACACGTTGCCGCCGTGATAAAGGCCCACGAAAACGGCTTCTACTTCGAGGCTCTCGAAGACTATGCTCTGCTGTATCCTGAGGCCGTGGTATTGAAGATGCTGGCGAGCGTTCCGGAGCTGGCGCTGGATGTTACCCTCAAGGAGCTCCGCTTTGCGATGAGCACCGATGAGAGCGGCAGCGAGGTAGCGAGGCTCTTCAGAAGGGCGCTGAGGCTTGCCGAAATCACGAAAAGGGTTGAAGTGCTTCATGTCCTCGAGGATATTCTTGACGAATACAAACACGTCTTCAGCGATTACGAGCTGGCCCTAAAGCTTGAGGATGAACTGAGGAAGCTTAAGACGAGGCTCTAA